In a single window of the Ruminococcus albus 7 = DSM 20455 genome:
- a CDS encoding dockerin type I repeat-containing protein, with the protein MNIKKITALLSAMAICANTAVCVSAEENRVYNVRSVISSEEFDYQSWNWDYISEGTNTVTLISPKDSKGEYSGLKGIGMLAIDLEDCYFDIGTVRVDSIKVDGRHLDFDPSAIVYGANDGEDNDNFRIELFNSFGETKDRPPFDASSVNVNEKVEVTFTFSTEGYSGGTREFSGSVVEKKKSNSPQPITGFNVKIGRYTENRSPVFDSSIKCDITGNKFTADLERGHYDVSISKEGYVERVIRNVPAGKRVPSELSNVDLRVFGDINGDGAINVTDISSAAAYVKRAKSFSEEYQSKVADCSHDGKVNVADISAIAAAVKGVRKIK; encoded by the coding sequence ATGAATATCAAAAAAATAACAGCTTTGCTCTCTGCTATGGCGATCTGCGCTAATACCGCTGTATGTGTTTCCGCTGAAGAAAACAGGGTCTATAATGTCCGCAGTGTGATCTCCAGCGAAGAATTCGATTATCAGTCATGGAACTGGGATTATATTTCCGAAGGCACAAATACCGTGACTCTTATATCCCCTAAGGACAGCAAGGGAGAGTATTCCGGCTTGAAGGGTATCGGTATGCTGGCTATAGACCTGGAAGACTGCTATTTTGATATAGGTACTGTCAGGGTCGATTCCATTAAAGTTGACGGCAGACATCTTGATTTTGATCCCTCTGCAATAGTGTACGGCGCAAATGACGGCGAGGATAACGATAATTTCCGCATCGAGCTGTTCAATAGCTTTGGCGAAACAAAGGATCGTCCTCCTTTCGATGCTTCTTCAGTAAATGTAAATGAAAAGGTGGAAGTCACTTTCACGTTCAGTACCGAGGGCTACAGCGGCGGAACCCGCGAGTTCAGCGGAAGTGTTGTAGAAAAGAAAAAGTCCAATAGCCCACAGCCAATTACCGGCTTCAATGTTAAGATAGGCAGGTATACCGAAAACCGCTCACCTGTATTTGACAGCAGTATCAAGTGCGATATCACCGGAAATAAATTTACTGCTGATCTTGAGCGAGGACACTATGATGTCTCCATAAGCAAGGAGGGCTATGTTGAAAGGGTCATCAGGAATGTTCCTGCCGGCAAACGTGTTCCCTCTGAACTCAGCAATGTTGATCTGAGAGTGTTCGGCGATATAAACGGCGACGGTGCTATAAACGTTACTGATATCTCTTCGGCAGCAGCGTATGTCAAGCGTGCGAAGTCATTCAGTGAAGAGTATCAGTCCAAAGTTGCGGACTGTTCACATGACGGCAAGGTGAATGTTGCGGATATTTCAGCGATTGCGGCTGCTGTTAAGGGCGTCAGAAAAATAAAATAA
- a CDS encoding ABC transporter ATP-binding protein, which translates to MKLSKYIRPYLLFVLLAPFCMVGEVFMDLLQPKLMSKIVDDGVLASNYGLIIRTGIIMLCTIIFGGICGSASAFFAGCASQGFSRGVRNDLFRRVMGLSFQQTDKFTTGSLVTRITADVTAVQQMVDFLIRGFVRNIIMFIGGIIMMLNLAKSFGMIIAVALPVEAAIVIFIMLRANPLYAIVAGRLDSVNSVMQENVTGARVIKAYVREKHEQQRFEGANMGLTEANLKVQELMALLSPLLMVIMNLSVIAVIYIGGWQVQAKKMEVGEVMAAITYLTYVLHGIMMISMMFQTMARAGASAKRISEVLDTEPVIKDGDKSFASTKKGTVTFRNVTFAYPTSSGEPVLTDIDLDIRAGENIAILGATGSGKSSLVNLIPRFYDPDNGEVLVDGINVREYKLDELRRRVGIVLQKSELFSATVAENIRWGDDDATDEDVIKAASIAQADEFISRMPDGYESIIAEKGASLSGGQKQRMSIARAVLKKPDILIFDDSTSALDLGTEAKLRENLRKELKGTTVITIAQRIASVKNCDRIVVLDRGRIVGCDTHDELLRSCEVYKDIYSSQVKTQGGEV; encoded by the coding sequence GTGAAGCTTTCAAAATATATAAGACCCTACCTGCTGTTCGTGCTCCTTGCACCGTTCTGTATGGTTGGTGAGGTATTTATGGACCTTCTACAGCCCAAGCTCATGTCAAAAATAGTCGATGACGGAGTTCTCGCAAGCAACTACGGACTCATAATCAGGACCGGTATAATCATGCTGTGTACCATCATATTCGGAGGTATCTGTGGTTCAGCATCTGCGTTTTTCGCAGGCTGTGCCTCTCAGGGCTTTTCGCGCGGTGTGAGGAATGACCTCTTCAGAAGGGTCATGGGTCTTTCATTCCAGCAAACTGATAAATTCACAACAGGTTCCCTTGTTACCAGGATAACTGCCGATGTTACGGCTGTCCAGCAGATGGTGGATTTTCTTATCCGTGGATTTGTCCGTAATATAATAATGTTCATAGGCGGCATAATCATGATGCTTAACCTTGCAAAAAGCTTTGGCATGATAATCGCAGTGGCACTGCCTGTCGAGGCAGCTATAGTCATATTCATAATGCTCCGCGCGAACCCTCTGTATGCCATAGTCGCAGGGCGGCTTGACAGTGTCAATTCAGTCATGCAGGAGAATGTCACAGGTGCAAGAGTTATCAAGGCATATGTCCGCGAAAAGCATGAGCAGCAGCGATTTGAAGGCGCTAATATGGGGCTCACCGAAGCCAACCTGAAGGTTCAGGAGCTCATGGCACTGCTGTCGCCGCTTCTCATGGTGATAATGAATCTCTCTGTCATAGCCGTCATATATATAGGCGGCTGGCAGGTGCAGGCTAAGAAGATGGAAGTAGGTGAGGTCATGGCTGCCATAACCTACCTCACATATGTGCTGCACGGCATAATGATGATATCCATGATGTTCCAGACAATGGCAAGGGCAGGTGCATCCGCAAAGCGTATCAGTGAGGTGCTTGATACAGAGCCTGTCATAAAGGACGGCGACAAAAGCTTTGCTAGTACTAAAAAAGGTACAGTTACTTTCAGGAACGTCACTTTCGCTTATCCCACTTCAAGCGGTGAACCTGTACTGACAGATATCGACCTGGATATCAGGGCAGGGGAGAACATAGCGATACTCGGTGCAACAGGCTCGGGAAAATCCTCCCTGGTCAATCTTATACCCCGTTTCTATGACCCCGATAATGGCGAGGTGCTGGTTGACGGCATAAACGTCAGGGAATATAAGCTCGATGAGCTCCGCCGACGTGTGGGTATAGTTCTGCAGAAGAGCGAGCTTTTCTCTGCCACCGTTGCCGAGAATATCCGTTGGGGCGATGATGATGCGACGGATGAAGATGTCATCAAAGCCGCAAGTATAGCACAGGCGGATGAATTCATAAGCCGTATGCCCGATGGCTATGAAAGCATCATAGCTGAAAAAGGCGCATCACTTTCAGGCGGACAGAAACAGCGTATGTCCATAGCAAGGGCTGTACTGAAGAAGCCCGATATACTTATATTTGATGATTCCACTTCAGCACTCGACCTCGGCACCGAGGCAAAGCTGCGTGAAAATCTCAGGAAAGAACTGAAAGGAACGACTGTTATAACTATAGCTCAGCGTATCGCCAGTGTGAAAAACTGCGACAGGATAGTTGTCCTCGACCGCGGCAGGATAGTTGGCTGCGATACCCATGACGAACTTCTCCGCAGCTGTGAGGTCTATAAGGATATCTACAGTTCACAGGTAAAAACACAGGGAGGTGAAGTGTAA